One genomic region from Evansella sp. LMS18 encodes:
- a CDS encoding cation:proton antiporter, which translates to MDIYIPVMLSGGFIFLLLFLFGVISFKFKIPSVIVYILLGIVLAGFIGDSELLHLIGEIGIVLLFFILGMEFPIKQLLKVARKVTPAGTLDVLLNIGITMIIVYLFGLGLIESLLIGGVVYATSSSITAKMLENSKRMANPESEFILGLLIFEDLVAPVLVAVLVGLTAGNGVTAGSFAVLILKVIALTAGAILLGQLLFKKLENFFDRYLTTDIFILLVIGIALAYGGLALMLDLSEVLGAFLAGIMIAEVRKTEQMEKLIVPVKDLTLPLFFLWFGTTIEFGEGVPMAGLLAVLVLWGIAAKLAVGIVGGRMYGLSRKVSLRAGFSLVQRGEFSIIIAALAATEVMIFSSVFILATAVTGIILFQFAPKITNKFYPNKQAQKVKLPG; encoded by the coding sequence GTGGATATATACATTCCTGTTATGCTGAGCGGAGGCTTCATTTTTTTATTGCTTTTCTTATTTGGAGTTATAAGTTTTAAATTTAAAATTCCTTCGGTAATAGTCTACATACTTTTAGGTATAGTATTAGCTGGTTTTATAGGGGACTCCGAGCTGCTCCACTTAATTGGTGAAATAGGGATAGTACTGCTGTTTTTTATCTTAGGAATGGAATTTCCTATTAAACAGCTGCTGAAAGTTGCCCGGAAAGTTACACCTGCTGGTACCCTCGATGTTTTACTGAATATTGGTATTACCATGATTATTGTATATCTGTTTGGGCTTGGATTAATTGAGTCCCTTCTTATCGGCGGGGTTGTTTATGCGACCAGCTCGTCAATCACCGCTAAAATGCTTGAAAATTCCAAGCGTATGGCTAACCCGGAATCTGAATTTATTCTTGGGCTGTTAATTTTCGAAGATCTCGTCGCTCCGGTTCTCGTAGCTGTTTTAGTCGGTCTAACGGCTGGAAACGGTGTGACTGCAGGCTCTTTTGCAGTACTAATTTTAAAAGTAATAGCATTAACTGCTGGAGCCATTCTTTTAGGCCAGCTGTTATTTAAAAAACTGGAAAACTTTTTTGATCGTTACTTAACAACAGATATTTTTATATTACTAGTAATAGGTATTGCACTTGCGTATGGAGGGTTAGCTCTTATGCTTGATTTATCCGAAGTGCTGGGTGCATTTCTCGCAGGTATTATGATTGCAGAGGTCCGAAAGACAGAACAGATGGAAAAGCTGATAGTCCCTGTAAAGGATTTGACTTTGCCGTTATTTTTCCTCTGGTTCGGCACCACCATCGAATTCGGGGAAGGAGTTCCTATGGCTGGGCTGTTAGCAGTACTCGTATTATGGGGAATTGCAGCAAAACTAGCAGTCGGAATAGTTGGAGGACGTATGTATGGGCTTAGCAGGAAAGTATCGTTAAGAGCTGGATTTTCACTGGTCCAGAGAGGAGAATTTTCCATCATTATTGCTGCACTGGCAGCTACGGAAGTTATGATTTTCAGCAGTGTATTTATTTTAGCAACTGCTGTAACAGGAATTATTTTATTTCAGTTTGCACCGAAGATTACAAATAAATTTTATCCAAATAAACAGGCACAAAAAGTAAAGCTTCCAGGCTAG
- a CDS encoding IS256 family transposase, with amino-acid sequence MTQLNITINLDQLKEEVENSTLGSPVKASLTLILNSLMEKERDEYINAIPYERSEDRTGQRNGYYSRELMTGAGGLTLKVPRTRDGEFSTTIFEKYNRCDQALVLSMIEMVVNGVSTRKVTKIVEELCGKSVSKSQVSNLLKSLDPIVNEWRNRPLNVHYYPYLYVDAMYIKVRENNKVVSKAVHIACGITQDGHREIIGLKVTHGESVRSWTAFFEDLKGRGIQSPKMVISDAHKGLVASIQETFLGTSWQRCYFHFSRNIVDAMPKKGSEEAKHELKAIFRVPEVALARDLKEKFVQKYETVKGFTKAVQILDEGFEDAIQFHAYPSEHHISLRTTNMLERLNREVRRREKVIQIFPNDQSAIRLIGSVLMDIDEKWTNQKKPFLKQN; translated from the coding sequence ATGACCCAACTCAATATTACTATAAATTTGGACCAACTAAAAGAGGAAGTAGAGAACAGTACACTAGGTTCTCCTGTGAAAGCGTCTTTGACCCTTATTCTTAATTCATTGATGGAAAAAGAAAGAGATGAATACATTAATGCCATACCTTACGAGCGCTCGGAAGACCGTACGGGACAGCGTAACGGGTATTATTCCCGTGAACTCATGACTGGCGCAGGTGGTCTCACCCTTAAGGTCCCTCGTACGAGAGACGGAGAATTTTCCACGACCATCTTTGAAAAATACAACCGATGTGACCAGGCATTAGTTCTGTCTATGATTGAAATGGTTGTTAATGGCGTTTCCACACGCAAAGTAACTAAGATTGTGGAAGAATTATGCGGGAAGAGTGTCTCGAAATCACAGGTCTCTAACTTGTTAAAATCCCTGGATCCCATTGTAAACGAATGGCGAAACCGCCCACTTAACGTGCATTACTACCCGTACTTATACGTGGACGCTATGTATATTAAAGTTCGTGAGAACAATAAAGTAGTTTCCAAAGCCGTCCATATTGCTTGTGGGATTACTCAGGATGGGCATCGGGAAATCATAGGGCTTAAAGTTACTCATGGCGAATCTGTACGCAGCTGGACTGCTTTCTTTGAGGATCTTAAGGGAAGAGGCATTCAGTCTCCTAAAATGGTGATCTCCGATGCCCACAAGGGGCTAGTCGCCTCCATTCAGGAAACATTTCTGGGCACGTCCTGGCAGCGCTGTTATTTTCACTTTTCCAGAAATATCGTTGATGCCATGCCCAAGAAAGGCAGCGAAGAAGCCAAACATGAACTTAAAGCCATTTTTAGAGTGCCTGAAGTGGCCCTTGCCCGGGATCTCAAAGAAAAGTTTGTGCAAAAGTACGAAACAGTAAAAGGATTTACAAAAGCAGTTCAGATATTAGATGAAGGATTCGAGGATGCCATTCAATTTCACGCTTATCCAAGTGAGCACCATATCAGTTTGCGCACTACCAATATGCTTGAACGCTTAAACCGTGAGGTTCGAAGAAGAGAAAAAGTCATTCAAATCTTTCCAAATGACCAATCGGCCATCCGACTAATCGGGTCTGTTCTAATGGACATCGACGAGAAATGGACGAACCAAAAAAAGCCTTTCCTTAAGCAAAATTAA
- a CDS encoding YjcZ family sporulation protein codes for MSHSKDSVVEHGSTFMLVIIIFILLVILGAVFVY; via the coding sequence ATGTCTCACAGTAAAGATTCAGTAGTTGAACACGGTTCAACATTTATGCTCGTAATAATTATTTTTATATTGTTAGTTATTCTGGGTGCTGTTTTTGTTTACTGA
- a CDS encoding IS1182 family transposase produces MKHDHISFQDYNMDQLYLPMDLEVEIPTHHVCRIVNRAVEELDENILYRCYDGGGRPPYHPKMMLKIILYAYTQKIYSSRQIAKQLKENIYFMWLARHQQPDFRTINRFRSEKMKEIIYEIFFSIVDLLRNHGLVKLEDYFLDGTKVEANANKYTFVWRKATERYDSQLNEKYHKIMQGIEKVTRQDEDHAGELDEQEKLEADPITSEDIKQSITELEEKLAEAPQNREVKKAKRLLEKDLLPRKEKYETQKEILDGRNSYSKTDTDASFMRMKDDHMRNGQLKPGYNIQTGTENQFIIGFSLHQRAGDPGCLKPHFDLLEKYGRRLPNNLIADSGYGSEENYSFCEEKKIEAYVKYSTLDKEQTKKFKDQLGRVENLQYDEEEDEWICANNKRLTFQYNSDRKTENGYTTIKRVYRCVDCHGCPFQEICAKGKDTKTISVSMKNQAQRRQVRERLQTETGSQLYRRRKCDVEPVFGQIKYNRGFNRFHLRGLSKTTLEWGLLCIAHNFLKWETHLKFKGQKETKREPKAG; encoded by the coding sequence ATGAAACATGATCATATTTCTTTCCAAGATTATAACATGGATCAGCTGTATTTACCAATGGATCTTGAAGTAGAAATCCCAACCCATCACGTTTGTCGCATTGTCAATCGAGCCGTGGAAGAACTCGATGAGAATATTCTCTATCGGTGTTATGACGGGGGCGGACGTCCTCCTTATCATCCGAAAATGATGTTAAAAATTATCCTCTATGCCTATACCCAGAAAATCTACTCCTCCAGACAAATCGCAAAACAGCTTAAGGAAAATATTTATTTTATGTGGCTGGCTCGCCACCAACAGCCGGACTTCCGCACCATTAACCGTTTTCGCTCCGAGAAAATGAAAGAAATTATCTATGAGATTTTCTTTTCTATCGTTGATCTCCTTCGGAATCATGGTCTCGTAAAGTTAGAAGACTACTTCCTTGATGGCACCAAGGTTGAAGCTAACGCCAATAAGTATACGTTCGTCTGGCGAAAAGCCACCGAGCGCTACGACAGTCAGCTCAACGAAAAGTACCATAAGATTATGCAGGGTATAGAGAAGGTGACCCGGCAAGACGAGGATCACGCAGGAGAGTTGGACGAACAAGAGAAACTAGAGGCTGACCCAATCACTTCGGAGGACATCAAACAGTCCATTACTGAACTCGAAGAGAAACTGGCTGAGGCACCACAAAACCGTGAGGTTAAAAAGGCGAAGCGCCTTCTTGAAAAGGATCTCCTTCCACGAAAAGAAAAATATGAGACGCAAAAAGAAATTCTGGACGGCCGAAACAGTTACTCTAAAACCGACACTGATGCGAGTTTCATGAGAATGAAGGATGACCACATGCGTAACGGCCAGCTTAAGCCAGGCTACAATATACAGACAGGGACAGAAAACCAGTTTATCATCGGATTTAGCCTTCATCAGCGAGCTGGAGATCCAGGCTGCCTGAAACCACACTTCGATTTACTGGAAAAATACGGTCGCCGACTTCCCAACAACCTGATCGCCGATTCTGGCTATGGAAGTGAGGAAAACTACTCCTTTTGTGAAGAGAAGAAGATAGAAGCCTATGTGAAATACAGTACACTGGATAAGGAACAGACCAAAAAGTTTAAAGATCAGCTCGGTCGGGTGGAGAACCTCCAATATGATGAAGAGGAAGACGAGTGGATATGCGCTAATAATAAGCGTCTTACGTTTCAGTATAATTCTGATCGAAAAACAGAAAACGGTTATACGACAATCAAACGTGTTTACCGGTGCGTGGATTGCCACGGCTGTCCTTTCCAGGAAATATGCGCTAAAGGAAAAGATACGAAAACGATTAGTGTGTCCATGAAGAATCAGGCACAGCGAAGGCAGGTTCGGGAACGGCTTCAGACAGAAACTGGAAGTCAGCTTTACCGGCGGAGGAAGTGTGACGTAGAGCCGGTTTTTGGACAAATTAAATATAACCGGGGCTTTAATCGGTTCCATCTGAGAGGCCTTTCCAAAACGACGCTGGAATGGGGTCTTCTTTGTATTGCCCATAACTTTCTAAAATGGGAAACACATCTAAAGTTCAAGGGCCAAAAAGAAACAAAAAGAGAGCCGAAGGCAGGATAA
- a CDS encoding DMT family transporter, translating into MAMVFFSGNFIVGKAFEGVIPPFTLALFRAASASLFLLPLCYKTIKLNHPLWKKEWKPLLGLSLSGIVLFNGCLYLAVNYTTTINAAIVDAMTPAVAAILGYILLKDRLTKLQTFGIFISFFGVLWIITGGSISTLVTLTFNTGDIIMLAGIIFWAVYSVIIKKHSHKFPSVAGLVMTMIIGSVILIPIAAVEWVTIGFPAVFNWEILLGIAYIGIFPSALALLAWYRGVAEIGPSKASVFFNLVPVFTTIMAVLFLGEIFTYHQLFGGIVVLTGVYLSSRKAGKIRDTSTSRAAAKKAP; encoded by the coding sequence ATGGCAATGGTGTTTTTCTCTGGTAACTTCATCGTGGGAAAAGCCTTCGAAGGAGTGATCCCTCCTTTTACACTGGCTCTGTTCCGTGCTGCGTCAGCTTCACTTTTTCTTCTGCCCCTTTGTTATAAAACTATAAAGCTCAACCATCCGTTATGGAAAAAAGAATGGAAGCCTTTGCTTGGGCTTTCTCTGTCAGGTATCGTTCTGTTCAATGGATGTCTTTATCTGGCTGTTAATTATACAACAACGATAAATGCTGCAATCGTTGATGCAATGACACCTGCAGTTGCAGCAATACTGGGGTATATTTTGTTAAAAGACCGGCTGACAAAGCTGCAGACTTTCGGAATCTTCATTTCTTTTTTTGGAGTGCTGTGGATAATAACCGGGGGATCAATAAGCACATTAGTGACTTTAACGTTTAATACAGGGGATATTATTATGCTCGCAGGAATCATTTTCTGGGCTGTGTACTCAGTTATCATTAAAAAACACAGTCATAAATTCCCCAGCGTGGCAGGCCTGGTAATGACTATGATAATTGGAAGCGTAATTCTAATTCCAATCGCGGCTGTTGAATGGGTTACCATTGGTTTCCCTGCTGTATTCAACTGGGAAATCCTGCTTGGAATTGCCTATATTGGTATTTTTCCGTCTGCCCTGGCTCTCCTTGCCTGGTACAGAGGTGTTGCCGAGATAGGGCCTTCTAAAGCGTCTGTCTTTTTTAACCTTGTACCTGTTTTCACCACTATAATGGCAGTTCTGTTTCTCGGGGAAATCTTTACTTATCATCAGCTCTTTGGCGGTATTGTGGTTTTAACCGGTGTCTACCTGTCCAGCAGGAAAGCTGGCAAGATCAGAGACACCTCCACTTCCCGGGCCGCAGCAAAAAAAGCACCTTAA
- a CDS encoding glycerol-3-phosphate dehydrogenase/oxidase has protein sequence MVKPFSAIQRNTTLEKMSSKELDILIIGGGITGAGIALDAVSRGLSTGLVEMQDFAAGTSSRSTKLVHGGLRYLKQLEVKIVAEVGKERAIVYENAPHVTNPEWMLLPIMKGGTFGKFSTSLGLKVYDFLAKVKRHEARKMLSKNETLLKEPLLKTDGLKGSGVYVEYKTDDARLTLEVIKEAISRGADAVNYTKAEGFLYEDGKVVGIIAKDLLKGKEYEVRAKKVVNAAGPWVDTLRESDRSKQGKYLHLTKGIHIVVDQSRFPLKQAVYFDTKDDGRMIFAIPRGGKAYIGTTDTVYKGDIAKPRMTREDLTYLIEAANYMFPSSRLTEEDVESSWAGLRPLIHEEGKSASEISRKDEVFTSSSGLISIAGGKLTGYRKMAEKIVNLVCDDLGVKSKCITENIKLSGGDIGGSENMKKFIQEQAVRGQELGLEKSEAEHLANLYGSNVARIFEIIETAGEEAKNYKLSAGIFASVVYGIEEEMAATPLDFFNRRTGALFFNINWVKQWKEAVTDYMAGRFNWTDEEKEKHLLELDREIAYAEKPEEEVDSSLYSLKENVSQ, from the coding sequence ATGGTAAAACCATTTTCAGCTATTCAGAGAAATACTACACTTGAAAAGATGAGCAGCAAGGAGCTTGATATATTAATTATTGGCGGAGGGATAACAGGGGCAGGAATAGCTCTTGATGCTGTTTCAAGAGGGTTATCTACCGGTCTTGTGGAAATGCAGGATTTTGCTGCAGGCACCTCCAGCCGTTCTACGAAACTCGTTCACGGCGGCCTCCGCTATCTTAAGCAGCTTGAGGTTAAAATCGTTGCCGAGGTTGGAAAAGAAAGAGCTATCGTGTACGAAAATGCTCCTCATGTGACTAATCCTGAATGGATGCTGTTGCCAATTATGAAAGGGGGTACTTTCGGAAAGTTTTCTACCTCCCTCGGATTGAAAGTTTATGATTTTTTAGCAAAAGTTAAGCGCCATGAAGCACGTAAAATGCTAAGCAAAAATGAGACTCTGCTAAAAGAACCACTGTTAAAAACAGATGGGCTAAAGGGAAGCGGGGTTTATGTAGAATATAAAACAGACGATGCCCGCCTGACACTGGAAGTAATTAAGGAAGCGATATCCAGAGGGGCAGACGCGGTGAATTATACGAAAGCAGAAGGATTCCTTTACGAAGACGGGAAGGTTGTGGGAATCATTGCAAAAGACCTTCTCAAAGGAAAAGAGTATGAGGTAAGGGCGAAGAAAGTTGTCAATGCAGCTGGCCCATGGGTGGACACTCTCCGTGAGTCCGACCGTTCAAAACAAGGAAAGTACCTTCACCTTACTAAAGGCATCCATATCGTTGTGGACCAGTCACGTTTTCCTCTTAAACAGGCTGTCTATTTTGACACGAAAGACGATGGCAGAATGATCTTTGCCATCCCAAGAGGCGGAAAGGCTTATATCGGGACAACCGACACAGTTTATAAAGGCGATATAGCTAAACCGAGAATGACTCGTGAAGATTTAACTTATTTGATTGAGGCGGCAAATTATATGTTCCCGTCTTCCCGCCTGACAGAAGAAGATGTGGAATCAAGCTGGGCTGGCCTTCGTCCGCTTATCCACGAAGAAGGAAAAAGTGCATCTGAAATTTCCAGGAAAGATGAAGTGTTCACTTCATCATCAGGCCTCATTTCCATCGCAGGAGGGAAATTGACAGGCTACAGGAAAATGGCTGAGAAAATTGTCAACCTTGTCTGTGACGACCTGGGAGTAAAGTCAAAATGTATCACTGAAAATATTAAACTTTCTGGCGGCGATATAGGCGGTTCTGAAAACATGAAGAAGTTCATTCAAGAACAGGCAGTCCGGGGACAGGAGCTTGGCCTTGAAAAATCGGAAGCAGAACATCTGGCAAACCTTTATGGTTCAAATGTTGCCAGGATATTTGAAATAATTGAGACAGCCGGTGAGGAAGCGAAAAATTATAAGCTGTCTGCCGGAATATTTGCTTCAGTTGTTTATGGCATTGAGGAGGAAATGGCGGCAACACCGCTTGATTTCTTTAACAGGCGTACAGGTGCACTTTTCTTCAACATTAACTGGGTAAAACAATGGAAAGAAGCAGTAACAGACTATATGGCTGGGAGATTTAACTGGACGGATGAAGAAAAGGAAAAACATCTTCTCGAGCTTGACAGAGAAATAGCTTATGCTGAAAAACCAGAAGAAGAAGTGGACAGCAGTTTATATAGTTTGAAAGAAAATGTAAGCCAGTAG
- a CDS encoding ammonium transporter: protein MEDTIFLLNNVWVMIAFVLVLLMQGGFILLEAGSTRMKNAGHTAAKTIFTLGIASLVFWAVGYGFIYGESNGLIGTSLFFFGDFTSVVDGLTGSVDFIFQLAFAGIALTIAFGGFAERAKLSVYVLFAVLFTAVVYPVVAHWIWGGGWLSSLEKQDFAGSTVVHLTGAMAALAATILLKPRIGRFNADGSPNQLSGHNQVYTTLGVLILWVGWFGFNAGSTLGVENGFFGYVALNTQLAAAAGAVAALAVAWADSGKGDVTTMLNGTLAGLVAITASCAFVAPWASVIIGIIAGIIVHFSMKLFDKLKIDDPIYALSVHGIAGIWGTLSTGFFATPQLAAMNGGSAGLLYGGGFTQLGVQALGVFSSGVFAFVVSFAILLAIRPLVNGLRVSREKELLGLDMSEHGSYGYPENFSPEKQTS from the coding sequence ATGGAAGACACTATTTTCTTACTTAATAATGTATGGGTGATGATTGCCTTTGTCCTCGTCCTGCTCATGCAAGGTGGATTTATCTTACTGGAGGCAGGTTCAACGAGGATGAAGAACGCAGGTCATACAGCAGCCAAAACAATTTTTACTCTTGGTATTGCTTCCTTAGTTTTCTGGGCAGTAGGTTATGGATTTATTTATGGTGAAAGTAACGGACTCATTGGAACTTCCCTCTTTTTCTTTGGGGACTTCACAAGCGTGGTAGACGGGCTTACAGGTTCCGTAGACTTTATTTTCCAGCTGGCGTTTGCAGGGATTGCCTTAACAATTGCTTTCGGCGGATTCGCAGAACGTGCAAAGCTTTCCGTATATGTTTTATTCGCTGTTCTTTTCACCGCAGTTGTGTACCCTGTTGTCGCACACTGGATCTGGGGCGGCGGATGGCTGTCTTCTTTAGAAAAGCAGGATTTTGCAGGCTCCACAGTAGTTCACTTAACCGGTGCAATGGCTGCATTGGCCGCAACCATCCTGCTGAAACCACGGATTGGCCGCTTTAATGCCGATGGCTCCCCTAATCAGCTGAGCGGGCATAACCAGGTATATACTACTCTCGGTGTTCTTATTCTCTGGGTTGGCTGGTTCGGTTTTAATGCCGGAAGTACACTCGGAGTTGAAAATGGTTTTTTCGGATACGTAGCATTAAACACTCAGCTTGCCGCGGCAGCTGGTGCAGTAGCAGCACTTGCAGTGGCATGGGCCGATTCCGGGAAAGGCGATGTCACTACGATGCTGAACGGAACTTTGGCAGGGCTTGTAGCTATTACTGCATCATGTGCTTTTGTAGCTCCCTGGGCTTCTGTAATAATTGGTATAATCGCCGGTATAATTGTCCATTTCAGTATGAAACTATTTGATAAGCTTAAAATCGATGATCCGATTTACGCTTTATCTGTCCACGGGATAGCTGGTATTTGGGGAACATTATCCACTGGTTTTTTCGCTACTCCTCAATTGGCAGCTATGAATGGAGGGTCTGCCGGACTCCTCTATGGCGGAGGTTTCACACAGCTTGGGGTTCAGGCACTCGGCGTTTTTTCATCAGGGGTGTTCGCCTTTGTAGTATCATTTGCTATTCTCCTTGCAATTCGTCCACTAGTGAACGGTTTACGGGTAAGCAGAGAGAAAGAATTGCTTGGCCTGGATATGAGTGAGCATGGGAGCTACGGTTATCCGGAGAACTTCAGTCCTGAAAAGCAGACATCTTAA
- a CDS encoding peptide chain release factor 3 has product MSKETPRRTFAIISHPDAGKTTLTEKLLFLGGGIRSAGTVKGKKSGKFATSDWMEIEKQRGISVTSSVMQLIYNDVQINILDTPGHQDFSEDTYRTLTAVDTAVMVIDSVKGIEAQTLKLFKVCRMRGIPILTFINKLDREGKEPLDLLAEIEEVLEMETYPMNWPIGMGKTLKGIYSIPDEKIEVFNESHEREIVPYSDQEVLADYEKEKLEEDIMLLEEAGNEFTMEKVQKGQLTPVFFGSALSSFGVQSFLDQFVKLAAEPQPRKASGELLDPDSSKFSAFVFKIQANMNPNHRDRIAFLRVCSGKFERGMEVLLSRTGKKMKLNQSHSFFASDRASVDIAMPGDIIGIYDSGNFQVGDTIVTGNERLVYEEMPQFPPEKFAKIYAKNALKHKQYHKGMEQLVQEGTIQLYKTPYFEDFIIGAVGELQFQVFEYRMKNEYNVDIEFHHMTHELARWVTGGEVTDKMTDSRKMLVNDSQGRPVILFENEFALRYFQDKHPDLKLSTGWELLE; this is encoded by the coding sequence ATGTCTAAAGAAACACCGCGCCGGACATTTGCGATTATTTCCCACCCTGACGCAGGGAAAACAACTTTAACAGAGAAACTCCTGTTCCTCGGTGGAGGAATTCGCAGCGCCGGAACAGTAAAAGGCAAAAAATCAGGCAAATTCGCTACTTCAGACTGGATGGAAATCGAAAAGCAAAGAGGAATTTCCGTTACTTCCAGTGTAATGCAGCTTATCTATAATGACGTACAAATTAATATCCTTGATACACCTGGCCACCAGGATTTCAGTGAAGATACGTATCGTACTTTAACTGCCGTCGATACAGCGGTAATGGTAATTGACAGCGTTAAAGGGATTGAAGCTCAAACACTGAAACTTTTTAAAGTTTGCCGCATGCGCGGTATCCCCATTCTCACTTTTATTAACAAACTGGACCGTGAAGGAAAAGAGCCACTCGATCTCCTGGCTGAGATTGAAGAAGTTCTGGAGATGGAAACATATCCAATGAACTGGCCGATCGGAATGGGAAAAACGTTAAAAGGAATCTACAGCATTCCGGATGAAAAAATTGAAGTTTTTAACGAGTCACATGAACGTGAAATCGTCCCTTACTCCGATCAGGAGGTTCTTGCAGATTATGAAAAAGAAAAACTGGAAGAAGATATTATGCTCCTTGAAGAAGCAGGAAATGAATTCACCATGGAAAAGGTACAGAAAGGGCAGCTTACTCCTGTATTTTTCGGTAGTGCCCTGTCAAGTTTTGGCGTCCAGTCTTTCCTGGATCAGTTTGTGAAACTGGCAGCTGAGCCTCAGCCAAGGAAGGCCTCCGGAGAACTCCTTGACCCGGACAGCAGTAAATTTTCAGCATTTGTCTTTAAAATCCAGGCGAATATGAATCCTAACCACCGGGATCGGATTGCCTTTCTCCGTGTCTGCTCAGGCAAGTTCGAACGTGGAATGGAAGTACTCCTTTCACGTACAGGCAAAAAAATGAAACTAAACCAGTCGCATTCCTTTTTTGCTTCTGATCGTGCATCCGTTGATATTGCCATGCCTGGCGATATTATTGGTATTTATGACTCAGGAAACTTCCAGGTTGGTGACACAATTGTTACTGGAAATGAACGCCTGGTCTATGAGGAAATGCCGCAGTTCCCGCCTGAAAAATTCGCAAAAATCTATGCTAAGAATGCATTGAAGCATAAGCAGTACCATAAAGGGATGGAACAGCTCGTTCAGGAAGGTACGATACAGCTCTATAAAACTCCGTACTTTGAAGACTTTATAATCGGGGCTGTTGGTGAACTTCAGTTCCAGGTATTCGAGTACAGAATGAAAAATGAATACAACGTAGATATTGAATTTCATCATATGACCCATGAGCTTGCCCGCTGGGTAACCGGCGGTGAAGTTACTGACAAAATGACCGACAGCCGTAAAATGCTTGTTAATGACAGCCAGGGCCGTCCGGTTATCTTGTTCGAAAATGAGTTTGCACTAAGATATTTCCAGGACAAACACCCGGACCTGAAATTATCAACAGGCTGGGAGCTGCTGGAATAG
- a CDS encoding aspartyl-phosphate phosphatase Spo0E family protein, which translates to MGSHYYLKRQMEVKRKQMVQSAYQNGFTSDETVRYSQELDHLLNIYRRVSGSHSENSADYEGTLGYVN; encoded by the coding sequence ATGGGATCCCATTATTACCTGAAAAGGCAAATGGAAGTAAAGAGAAAACAAATGGTCCAGTCAGCATATCAAAACGGTTTTACGTCTGATGAAACAGTGCGTTACAGCCAGGAGTTAGATCATCTGCTGAATATATACAGGCGCGTATCTGGAAGCCACAGTGAGAACAGCGCGGACTATGAGGGAACTCTTGGCTACGTGAATTAA
- a CDS encoding cation:proton antiporter regulatory subunit has protein sequence MEKVILMEVKMADLPGIGKKISFITAEDSMIVLIVHHTGKRELYFFADKDNDEADFSINLSAEETRELGAQLLGAVFQPLDNDKMKLLKSQVVTEWVKLSKKSSIVNKTIGEAGIRKRTGVTIVGIFRDEDTVIASPEVDQVLKAGDTLMAIGKQEHISSFEQICQGEESL, from the coding sequence ATGGAAAAGGTGATATTGATGGAAGTGAAAATGGCTGATCTCCCGGGGATTGGAAAGAAAATCTCATTTATTACAGCAGAAGACAGTATGATAGTACTGATTGTTCACCATACAGGGAAGAGAGAGCTTTATTTTTTTGCAGACAAGGATAATGATGAAGCTGATTTTTCTATCAATCTAAGTGCAGAGGAGACTAGAGAGCTTGGTGCTCAGCTTCTTGGTGCTGTTTTTCAGCCGCTGGACAATGATAAAATGAAGCTGCTGAAAAGCCAGGTGGTAACTGAATGGGTGAAGTTATCAAAGAAGTCGAGTATAGTTAATAAAACTATTGGTGAGGCAGGAATTCGTAAACGGACAGGGGTAACGATAGTAGGTATTTTCCGGGACGAAGATACCGTAATTGCAAGTCCTGAAGTTGACCAGGTTCTAAAAGCAGGGGATACTTTAATGGCTATCGGCAAACAGGAACATATTTCCTCTTTCGAACAAATCTGTCAAGGGGAGGAGAGCTTATAA